The DNA region AGTCGAAACACAGGGGAAGCCCTTCGATTCAGTCAATCTGGAGGCAGTACTCGACGATGTGTTGACGGATCTTGATATCCGACTCGACGAAACCGGTGCTAAAATCACTGCTGAACCGCTGCCGACTGTCAGCGGTGACGCCAGCCAACTTCGCCAACTCTTTCAGAACCTGATGGAAAACGCTCTCCAGTACAGCGGCGAGCAGGAACCCCGAGTAGCAATCTCTGCGACGCGTGACGAGGAGGAGTGGATCGTTTCGGTCAGTGACGAGGGGATCGGTATCGATCAGGAGGATGCAGATCGCGTTTTCAAGGTGTTCCAGCGACTTCACAGCCACGAGGAGTACGAAGGGACAGGGATCGGTCTCGCACTTTGCAAGCGAATTGTGGAACGACACGGCGGGGAAATTTGGATTGACTCGAACCCAGACGACGGCTCGACGTTCTCGTTTACGCTTCCGGCTGCCGATACGTAAACGACTCGTATTGAACGATTGGACTCCTTTCAGAATGGGCGTCTGCCCGTGCGACATTCGCGCTCTGTATGCAGCACGGTCGTTGAAACCTATCATCTCTTGGGGTTTCAACAAAGCCAATGAAGTATTCTCCGCGCACAGGTAGAACCGTCCGCTCAAAAACCAGTCCGAGTGGTGGCCGGATTCATTGTCCCAGTCGACACCACGGCAGGGCGGTGAAATCGGATACTGACGGGAGATTTCGAAACGAGTGAAAACAGGATGTACTTGTCCAGGGTCAAACAGTTCTATTTCCCTTCACTCTGAAGTTTGGCTATCTCGTGACCGTCTGGAAGAAGCGAACTGGACAGATAACGTGGATGCAAGTACCGGATTGACTGAGTTCGTCGTAGGAGCGGTTGGCTACTTTGTGAACAAAGAAACTAACTGTGTTCAACTGTGTTTGGCGTCGACCGTCAGAATGGAGGTTTTGCGCGCGAGAACTCAGTAGTAGATGCTAGACGTGGTAGAGTACCGTTCACCGCGTTATTCAACTCAAACAGTGAGTGCGTTAGCGCGGAGCCAATCAGCTTCCCGTCTGCCGATTATCGTGACTCACTTTCGTGAATTAATTAAGCGGGCCGGGCGCGATTTGAACACGCGACCGTCTGATTAAGAGTCAGACGCTCTGCCTAACTGAGCTACCGGCCCTGTACATTCGAGTTTTTGCCCGCCGCTCAAATAGGTTTCCTTTAGGAAGCAATGTGGCACGCACGGACATGCCGTCGGCCGGACAGTGCAACGACAACCGTAACCGTCTTCGGGAACGTTAAGTACAGTCGGTTCAACCGGACTGTCACATGAGTACGGGGGTTACAATTTCGTCGATCTCGGACTACGCGATCCTCGGGTGCGGGAGCGTCGGCTACGCCGTCGCCGAGGAACTCGCCGAGCAGGGAAAAGACGTCCTGATCATCGACCGCGACGAAAACCGCGTCGAGTCCCTCCGTGACCAGGACCTCGACGCCAGAACCGCCGACATCCGCGAGGTCGAGGCCGCCAACCTCGTCGCCGACCGCTCGGTCGTCCTCATCCTCGCCTCCGACGTCGAGGCCAACAAACAGGCCGTCGAGCACATTCGCAACGTCAACGGCGACCAGTTCATCGTCGCGCGCGCGAGCGATCCAGTCTCCGGCGACGAACTCGCCGACCTCGGGGCCGACATCGTCATCAACCCCTCGACCGTCATCGCCGACTCCGCACTACGAGCCCTCGAGTCCGGCGAACTTGAGCACAACGCCGCGACCCTCGCGGGCCTGCTCGAGGAGACGACGGGTCGGCTGGCGATCCTCACCCAGCCGAGCCCCGACCCCGATTCGATCGCCAGCGGAGCGGCGTTGCAGGCGATCGCTGCCCATCTCGGCATCGAATCCGACATCATCTACCTCGGGGACATCGGCCACCAAGAGAACCGGGCGTTCGTCAACTTACTCGGCATCGACCTCCTGCAGTGGGACGACGTCGAGGACCAGTCGGTCTACGACACCGTCGCGCTCGTCGACCACACGAGCACCGAGGACCTCACGCTCGAGGTCGACGTGCTAATCGACCACGCCGAGCCCGAGGAGGGCCTCGAGCCTTTCTTTACCGACATTCGGCCCAACATGTCCTCGACCTCGACGATCATGACGAAGTACATCCAGGAGTTCGACATGAACGTCTCCGAGGAAGTGGCGACGGCGCTGCTCTACGGCATCCGCGCCGAAACCCTCGATTTCAAACGCGACACGACGCCCGCAGACCTCACCGCCGCCGCCTACCTCTATCCCTTCGCGAACCACGACACGCTCGAGCAAGTCGAGTCGCCCTCGATGTCGCCCGAGACGCTCGACGTGCTGGCCGAGGCCATCGCGAATCGGGACGTCCAGGGGAGTCACCTCGTCTCGAACGCTGGCTTCGTTCGCGACCGGGAGGCGCTGATGCAGGCCGCGAGCCACCTCCTGAACCTGGAAGGCGTGACGACGACGGCCGTCTTCGGGGTGGCGGAGGAGACCATCTTCCTCGCCGCTCGCTCGAAGGACATACGAATGAACATCGGGAGCGTCCTGGCCGACGCCTATGGCGAGATCGGCGAGACGGCGGGTCACTCGACGCAAGCCAGCGCGGAGATTCCCCTCGGGATCTTTACGGGAATCGAAATCTCCGACGACACGCGCGAGACGCTCCTGACGCTGACTGAGGAGGCCGTGAAGCGAACACTGTTCGACGCGATGGGCGTCGAGGGCGAAGGAAACGGGAGCTAAGACGGTCCGCTCTT from Natronosalvus rutilus includes:
- a CDS encoding DHH family phosphoesterase, with the protein product MSTGVTISSISDYAILGCGSVGYAVAEELAEQGKDVLIIDRDENRVESLRDQDLDARTADIREVEAANLVADRSVVLILASDVEANKQAVEHIRNVNGDQFIVARASDPVSGDELADLGADIVINPSTVIADSALRALESGELEHNAATLAGLLEETTGRLAILTQPSPDPDSIASGAALQAIAAHLGIESDIIYLGDIGHQENRAFVNLLGIDLLQWDDVEDQSVYDTVALVDHTSTEDLTLEVDVLIDHAEPEEGLEPFFTDIRPNMSSTSTIMTKYIQEFDMNVSEEVATALLYGIRAETLDFKRDTTPADLTAAAYLYPFANHDTLEQVESPSMSPETLDVLAEAIANRDVQGSHLVSNAGFVRDREALMQAASHLLNLEGVTTTAVFGVAEETIFLAARSKDIRMNIGSVLADAYGEIGETAGHSTQASAEIPLGIFTGIEISDDTRETLLTLTEEAVKRTLFDAMGVEGEGNGS